One region of Eupeodes corollae chromosome 1, idEupCoro1.1, whole genome shotgun sequence genomic DNA includes:
- the LOC129940128 gene encoding cellular tumor antigen p53 isoform X2, whose amino-acid sequence MVASRRSQSLSQYIAHECATANENINQVLPDLEEHDKGGVSFELNLMPQQKNKVNWFYSKDSNKVYIKLNEKFEVEVLYKPRSAHEKIFVRSMMVFNSQLSEPVVRCENHSSKDKDVEKNIKHSVLRCENPNVIYQGTVEGKNISDRLSVRIPLGCVQPNEDDFVKQTVALKFVCQNSCVSRRETSIIFYLENANGEILAKRITNVKICSCPKRDMRKDEESQMNKKRSRKDECPVGKKILKIDSDIKVEPKQEQEDEEEDSFLNSTESNDMIITPNGVRITMDVSDIEVAHQVFDYAFCKVTGQMAMKPENAIKYSRVMKSLKKSLIKSKRLLNEQHQQK is encoded by the exons ATGGTGGCAAGTCGAAGA tctCAATCGCTCAGTCAATACATTGCCCACGAATGTGCCACCGCAAATGAAAAc ATCAATCAAGTTCTTCCCGATTTGGAGGAACACGATAAAGGTGGAGTGagctttgaattgaatttgatgcCACAACAAAAGAACAAAGTCAATTGGTTCTATTCGAAGGACTcaaataaagtttatataaaattaaatgaaaaatttgaagtTGAAGTTTTGTATAAGCCAAGATCAGCGCATGAGAAAATCTTCGTACGTTCGATGATGGTTTTTAATTCACAATTAAGTGAACCAGTTGTCCGTTGTGAGAATCATAGCAGCAAGGATAAAG atgttgagaaaaatatcaaacataGTGTCCTAAGATGTGAAAATCCCAACGTCATCTATCAGGGAACTGTAGAGGGAAAGAATATAAGTGATAGGTTGTCTGTACGTATTCCATTGGGTTGTGTTCAGCCAAATGAGGATGATTTTGTCAAACAAACTGTCGCTCTGAAGTTTGTTTGTCAGAATTCTTGTGTCAGTCGTAGAGAAACTTCCATCATTTTCTATTTAGAAAATGCtaa tggaGAGATTCTGGCTAAAAGGATTACCAATGTTAAAATATGCAGTTGCCCAAAACGTGACATGCGTAAAGATGAAGAATcacaaatgaataaaaaaagatcTAGAAAAG ATGAATGTCCAGTTGGAAagaagatattgaaaattgataGTGACATAAAAGTCGAGccaaaacaagaacaagaagatgAAGAGGAagattcgtttttaaattctacTGAATCAAATGATATGATTATAACACCAAACGGTGTTAGAATTACAATGGACGTTTCAGATATTGAAGTTGCTCATCAAGTTTTTGATTATGCTTTTTGTAAGGTTACTGGTCAAATGGCTATGAAACCAGAAAATGCCATTAAATACTCTAGAGTCATGAAGTCTTTAAAGAAGAGTTTAA